DNA from Chrysemys picta bellii isolate R12L10 chromosome 13, ASM1138683v2, whole genome shotgun sequence:
ggcaggttctctgctgcttcacttttccaggacctcaggctgcctctccctctccctggagctccagcgctgccccctggagtttcactccttttttcttactctccccctccccctttggaaaaagatttaaaggggccatgctctctaaaccccaaaggggttacactcagtaataataatgggggatttcaactatccccatattgactgggtacatgtcacctcaggacggatTGCAGAGATAGTTTCTTTACACCTTAAAtgactagtcctggaacccacaagaggagaggcaattcttaatTAGTCCTTAGTGgagcacaagatctggtccaagaggtgaaaaTACCTGGGCCGCTTGGTAATTTTgagcataatataattaaatttaacatccctgtggtcgGGAAAACACCATAGCAGCCcaccatggtagcatttaatttcagaaaggggaactacacaaagaTGAGGAAGTTAAGCAGAAATGAAAAGGTACAGCGCCagaagtgaaatccctgcaaggtgcatggaaactttttaaagacaccagaaGAGAGGCTCAACTTATACgtatacctcaaattaaaaaacagtgagaaccaaaaaagtgccaccatggctaaacaacaaaataaaagaagcagtgagaggcaaaaaggcatcctttaaaaagtggaagttaaatcctagtggggaaaatagaaaggagcataaattctggcaagtgaaatgtaaaaatataattagaaaggccaaaaaagaatgtgaagaacagttagccaaagattcaaaaagtaatagcaaaaatgttTCTTAAGTACGTCAGAACCAGGAAGCCTGttaaccagtggggccactggatgattgaggtgctaaaggagcactcaaggaggaTAAGgacattgtggagaaactaaatgaatttgcattggtcttcacagctgaggatgtaagggagattcccaaacctgagccattcttatTAGGTGACTGATCTGAGGAAtggtcccagattgaggtgtcattagaggaggttttggaacaaattgataaactaaacagtaagaaGTGACCAGGATctgatggtattcactcaagagttctgaaggaactcaaatgtgaaattgcaggactactaactatggtctgtaacctatcatttaaatcaccttctgtaccagatgactggaggatagctaatgtgacaccaatttttgaaaagggctccagaggtgagcccggcaattacaggccggtaagcctgacttcagtatcgGGCAAACGGGTTCAaatgatagtaaagaacagaattgtcagacacgtagatgaacatgatttgttggggaagagtcaacatggttttgagagagtcaacaagcatgtggacatggGTGATCGAGTGCATATAGTGTACTTggcctttcagaaagcctttgacaaggtccctcaccaaaggctcttacgcaaggTAAGTTGTCATggtataagagggaaggtcctctcaaggattggtaactggttaaaagataggaaaccaaggcctggtctacactacgggtttaggtcgactttagcagcgttaaatcgatttaagcctggacacgtccacacgacgaagccctttctttcgacttaaagggtcctttaaaccggtttctttacaccacctccgacgaggggattagcgataaaaccggcctttgcgggttggaattggggtagtgtggacggaattcgacgttattggcatccgggagctatcccacagtatttcattgtgaccgctctggacagcactctcaactcagatgcactgaccaggtagacaggaaaagacccgcaaaggtttgaatttcatttcctgtttgctcagcgtggagagcacaggtgacaacgccgagctcatcagcacagttaaccgtgatggagtcccaggatcgcaaaagagctccagcatggaccgaatgggaggtacgggatctgctcgccatatggggagatgaagcagtgctagctgaactccgtagcagtaaaagaaatggaaaagtattagaaaagatctccaaggccatgaaggaccgaggccataacagggacacacagcagtgccgtgtgaaaattaaggagctacggcaagcttaccacaaagccagagaagcaaacggaaggtccggggcagagccgcaaacttgccgctactatgcggagctgcatgcgatcctagggggtgcagccaccactaccccaaccgtgtgctatgactctctcactggagaaacacacagggaagacggttcggggaacgaggaagatgaggatggaggtactgtaggtagctcacagcagcaaggaagcggagaaaccggtttccccaacagccaggatatgtttgtgaccctggacctggaaccagtaacccccaaactcacccaagaccctcagggcacacatgagacctctggtgagtgtacctttgtaaatatttgtaaacattacacatggtttaaaagcaagcgtgtttaatgattaatttgccctggcaatcgcggccagtacatctactggaaaagtctgttaacgtgtatggggatggagcggaaatcctccagggacatctccagaaagctctcctttatgtactcccaaagcgtttgcaaaaggtttctggggagggctgccttatcccgtccgccatggtaggacactttaccacgccgggccagtagcacgtagtctggaatcattgcataacaaagcatggcagcgtatggtcccggtgtttgctggcaggcagacaatatccattccttatctctctttgttatcctcaggagagtgatatcattcacggtcacctggttgaaatggggtgattttattaaggggacattcagaggtgcccgttcctgctcttctgaacagaaatgttccccgctgttaaccacgcggtggaggggaggggtgaagtgatcatcccagagaatcgtgtgtgtgtgtgggggggggtggtttacttgtttgtgccgcatgttaaccgggaaaccgcagcccctccttttacattgaaaacccattttaaatggacaacccaattcatccttgatatgggaaatgcgctgctgtttgaaacctttcccgcatgttaagaaggttaaaaaagccaaaacactgtggcctgccatggctgcctgcaagccgaaatatgcgaccttgtaatgaaagagtgtacccattgttctctaaaatgtgtcttttttaaccacctctcccttctcctccaccagctgcaaatgtttctccttcgcagaggctagtgaacattagaaagagaaaacatagGACgagggatgatatgttcacggagctgcagatgtcctcccacgctgatagagcacagcagaatgcgtggaggcagtcaatgtcggacatgagaaaagcacaatatgaacgagaggagaggtggcgggctgaatggcgggatgaaaagagcaagtggcgggctgaagacgataggtggcgtcagcttgcagacagacggcaagagtcaatgctccgtctgctggagcatcaaactgatatgctcgagcgtatggttgagctgcaggaaaggcagcaggagcagagaccgccgctacagcccctgtgtaaccaacagccctcctccccaagttccatagcctcctcacccagatgcccaagaacacggtgggggggcctccggccacccagtcactccaccccagatgatcgcccaagcatcagaaggctggccttcaataagagttaaagttttaaaatgcactgtgtccttttccatccctcctcccccacccatcccaggctaccttggcaattatccccctacttctgtgaggaactaataaagaatgcatgaatgtgaaaaaacaatgactttattgcctctgcaagcggtgctcgaattggggaggggaggatggggtggggtggttggtttacagggaagtagagtgaaccgggtcgggggggggggggggtttggagggttcataaaggagaaacaaacagaagtttcacacagtagcctggccagtcacaaaactcgttttcaaagcttctctgatgcgcaccgcgccctgctgtgctcctctaaccgccctggtgtctggctgcgcgtaatcagcggccaggcgagttgcctcaacctcccaccccgccataaaggtctcccccttactctcacagatattgtggagcgcacagcaagcagcaataacaatggggatattcttttcgctgaggtctgagcgagtcagtaagctgcgccagcgcgcttttaaacgtccaaatgcacattccaccaccattcggcacttgctcagcctgtagttgaacaggtcctgactcctgtccaggctgcctgtgtacggcttcatgagccatggcattaaggggtaggctgggtccccaaggatcacgataggcatttcaacatccccaacggtcactttctggtccgggaagaaagtcccttcctccagctttcgaaacagagcagagttcctgaagacgcgagcatcatgtacctttcccggccatcccacgttgatgttggtgaaacgtcccttgtgatccaccagggcttgcagcagcattgaaaagtaccccttgcggtttacgtagtcggtggcttggtgctccggtgacaagatagggatatgggttccgtctatggccccgccacagtttgggaatcccatttcagcaaaaccatccactattgactgcacgttgcccagagtcactacccttgatatcaccaggtctttcattgccctggcaaattggatcacagcagcccccactgtagatttgcccactccaaattgattcccgactgaccagtagctgtctggcgttgcaagcttccacagggctatcgccactcgcttctcaactgtgagggctgctctcatcttggtatcctggcgtttcagggcaggggaaagcaagtcacaaagttccatgaaagtgcccttacgcatgcgaaagtttcgcagccactgggaatcgtcccatacctgcagcacgatgcggtcccaccagtctgtgcttgtttcccgggcccagaatcggcgttccacggcatgaacctgccccagtgacaccatgatttccacattgctggggcctgtgccttgtgagaggtctatgtccatgtcaatttcctcatcactctcttcgccgcgctgcaatcgcctcctcggctggtccgggtttcgccttggcatgtcctggctctgcatatactccaggacaatgcgcgtggtgttcatagtactcataattgccgcggtgatctgagcgggctccatgatcccagtgctagctatggcgcctggtcagaaaaaaggcgcgaaactagtatctgatggaccaggagaaggagggagggcgggagggagggagggccgagtgacgacatggcgtacaggtacaggaacagggagaaacacaaacaactgtcacacagaatggtccccccaaagattaaactgaaaaccctgggcttagtaggccattgatttcacagaggaaggggaagcaaatgaatacagaacaaatctattttttacatcttaaggtggcagccgacggtgcagcatgagtgatagcctctccagtacgatgatgatggataccaatcataatataccatcgtctgccaaaaggcaaggggctgctgctgtgtagcaatgcagccccacgtctgccagccccacgtccgccagcacccagcatcgccctcggcctcttctgggtgcttagcagacaatactgggcaattggcagaaaatagtatactacgactggtagccatcatcatcgaaacagta
Protein-coding regions in this window:
- the LOC135975489 gene encoding uncharacterized protein LOC135975489; amino-acid sequence: MESQDRKRAPAWTEWEVRDLLAIWGDEAVLAELRSSKRNGKVLEKISKAMKDRGHNRDTQQCRVKIKELRQAYHKAREANGRSGAEPQTCRYYAELHAILGGAATTTPTVCYDSLTGETHREDGSGNEEDEDGGTVGSSQQQGSGETGFPNSQDMFVTLDLEPVTPKLTQDPQGTHETSAANVSPSQRLVNIRKRKHRTRDDMFTELQMSSHADRAQQNAWRQSMSDMRKAQYEREERWRAEWRDEKSKWRAEDDRWRQLADRRQESMLRLLEHQTDMLERMVELQERQQEQRPPLQPLCNQQPSSPSSIASSPRCPRTRWGGLRPPSHSTPDDRPSIRRLAFNKS
- the LOC135975488 gene encoding uncharacterized protein LOC135975488 yields the protein MEPAQITAAIMSTMNTTRIVLEYMQSQDMPRRNPDQPRRRLQRGEESDEEIDMDIDLSQGTGPSNVEIMVSLGQVHAVERRFWARETSTDWWDRIVLQVWDDSQWLRNFRMRKGTFMELCDLLSPALKRQDTKMRAALTVEKRVAIALWKLATPDSYWSVGNQFGVGKSTVGAAVIQFARAMKDLVISRVVTLGNVQSIVDGFAEMGFPNCGGAIDGTHIPILSPEHQATDYVNRKGYFSMLLQALVDHKGRFTNINVGWPGKVHDARVFRNSALFRKLEEGTFFPDQKVTVGDVEMPIVILGDPAYPLMPWLMKPYTGSLDRSQDLFNYRLSKCRMVVECAFGRLKARWRSLLTRSDLSEKNIPIVIAACCALHNICESKGETFMAGWEVEATRLAADYAQPDTRAVRGAQQGAVRIREALKTSFVTGQATV